In Saccharothrix syringae, the following are encoded in one genomic region:
- the egtD gene encoding L-histidine N(alpha)-methyltransferase: MTEPVLDVHLTPEDAALALRAEARAGLTARPKWLSPKWFYDAVGSELFEDITRLPEYYPTRAEREILVARAAQVARTTGARALVELGSGSSEKTRLLLTALREHGTLEEFVPLDVSPSALTEAARAIVADYEGLRVHGVVGDFTEHLGLLPGAPPRLVAFLGGTIGNLIPEERDKFLTSVRDVLGAGEWLLLGTDLVKDPDVLVRAYDDAQGVTAEFNRNVLRVVDRELGADFDPDDFAHVALWNAEEEWIEMRLRAVRPVRAHVAALGLDVEFAEGEELRTEVSAKFRREGVERELVAAGFELCEWWTDSEGRFALSLARAVG, from the coding sequence ATGACCGAGCCTGTGCTGGACGTGCACCTGACGCCCGAGGACGCGGCGCTGGCGCTGCGGGCCGAGGCCAGGGCGGGGTTGACCGCACGGCCGAAGTGGCTGTCGCCGAAGTGGTTCTACGACGCGGTCGGCAGCGAGCTGTTCGAGGACATCACCCGGTTGCCGGAGTACTACCCGACGCGGGCCGAGCGGGAGATCCTGGTCGCGCGGGCGGCGCAGGTCGCCCGGACCACCGGCGCGCGCGCCCTGGTCGAGCTGGGCTCCGGGTCGTCGGAGAAGACCCGGCTGCTGCTCACCGCCCTGCGCGAGCACGGCACGCTGGAGGAGTTCGTGCCGCTGGACGTGTCGCCGTCGGCGCTGACCGAGGCGGCGCGGGCCATCGTGGCCGATTACGAAGGACTGCGCGTGCACGGCGTGGTCGGTGACTTCACGGAGCACCTGGGCCTGCTGCCCGGCGCGCCGCCGCGGTTGGTGGCGTTCCTGGGCGGGACGATCGGCAACCTGATCCCGGAGGAGCGCGACAAGTTCCTCACCTCGGTGCGGGACGTGCTGGGCGCGGGGGAGTGGCTGCTGCTCGGCACGGACCTGGTCAAGGACCCCGACGTGCTGGTCCGCGCCTACGACGACGCGCAGGGGGTGACCGCGGAGTTCAACCGCAACGTGCTGCGGGTGGTCGACCGGGAGCTGGGGGCGGACTTCGACCCGGACGACTTCGCGCACGTGGCGCTGTGGAACGCGGAGGAGGAGTGGATCGAGATGCGGTTGCGGGCGGTGCGGCCGGTGCGGGCGCACGTGGCCGCGCTGGGGCTGGACGTGGAGTTCGCGGAGGGGGAGGAGCTGCGGACGGAGGTGTCGGCGAAGTTCCGGCGGGAGGGGGTGGAGCGGGAGCTGGTGGCGGCGGGGTTCGAGCTGTGCGAGTGGTGGACTGATTCGGAGGGGCGGTTCGCGCTGTCGCTGGCCCGGGCGGTGGGGTAG
- the egtC gene encoding ergothioneine biosynthesis protein EgtC, translated as MCRHLGYLGPAVPIAALLHDPPHSLERQSYAPGDMRGGGTVNVDGYGVGWYPAPGGPAVRYRRAGTLWSDENLAQLSRVVVSGAVLAAVRSATVGMPVVETACAPFTDGRWLFSHNGRITGWPGSVVDVAAALPTAALLTLDAPTDSALLWALVRSRLDAGAAPGAALADVVSEVAAAAPGSRLNLLLTDGTVLAGTTWTHSLWVRAGDGAVTLASEPLDPGPGWRELPDGHVVVADVSSVDVKRIGRG; from the coding sequence GTGTGCCGCCACCTGGGTTACCTGGGCCCCGCCGTGCCCATCGCCGCCCTGCTGCACGACCCGCCGCACTCGCTGGAGCGGCAGTCGTACGCGCCGGGCGACATGCGCGGCGGCGGCACGGTCAACGTGGACGGCTACGGCGTGGGCTGGTACCCCGCGCCGGGCGGCCCGGCGGTGCGCTACCGCCGGGCGGGCACCCTCTGGTCGGACGAGAACCTGGCGCAGCTGAGCCGGGTCGTGGTGTCGGGCGCGGTGCTGGCCGCGGTCCGGTCGGCCACGGTCGGCATGCCCGTGGTGGAGACCGCGTGCGCGCCGTTCACCGACGGGCGGTGGCTGTTCAGCCACAACGGTCGGATCACCGGCTGGCCGGGGTCCGTGGTGGACGTCGCGGCCGCGCTGCCCACGGCGGCGCTGCTGACCCTCGATGCGCCGACGGACTCGGCCCTGCTGTGGGCGCTGGTGCGGTCGCGGCTCGACGCGGGCGCCGCGCCCGGCGCGGCGCTGGCCGACGTGGTGTCCGAAGTGGCCGCCGCCGCACCCGGCTCGCGGCTGAACCTCCTGCTCACCGACGGGACCGTGCTGGCCGGCACGACGTGGACCCACTCGCTGTGGGTGCGCGCGGGCGACGGCGCGGTGACGCTGGCCTCCGAGCCGCTGGACCCCGGCCCGGGGTGGCGGGAACTGCCCGACGGGCACGTGGTGGTCGCCGACGTGTCCTCAGTGGACGTGAAACGGATTGGACGAGGATGA
- the egtB gene encoding ergothioneine biosynthesis protein EgtB: MTSQETTSSPNPTAAGPTPAGARGAGSTSAGATGVGSTFAGAAGVGSTSVGAAGAGVASTGVASAGSEVEGPARECSVPAGLTASALASVPASVPAAGAERVEADRLRERIAADLARARERSRLLTDAVDDHDLVRQHSKLMSPLVWDLAHVGNQEELWLVRDVGGREPVRADIDELYDAFKHARADRPQLPLLGPAEARRYVGEVRTKVLDVLDRVPLEGRRLVENGFAFGMVVQHEQQHDETMLATHQLRVGAPVLDAPPPPPGGPVGPDEVLVPGGPFTMGTSTEAWALDNERPAHQAVTDPFFIDTTPVTNGAYLEFVADGGYDDPRWWSEAGWAHVRKAGLVAPRFWERQGDRWYRTAFGVTAPLDPRQPVVHVCFHEAAAYAKWAGKRLPTEVEWEKAARFDPATGRSRRYPWGDEEPTERHANLGQRHLSPAPVGAYPAGASPLGVHQLIGDVWEWTSSDFHGYTGFEVFPYAEYSQVFFGPEYKVLRGGSFGSDQAAVRATFRNWDYPIRRQIFAGFRCARDAKREELT; encoded by the coding sequence ATGACCAGCCAGGAGACGACCAGTTCGCCCAACCCGACCGCGGCGGGCCCGACGCCCGCCGGTGCGAGGGGTGCGGGCTCGACGTCCGCCGGTGCGACGGGTGTGGGCTCGACGTTCGCCGGTGCGGCGGGTGTGGGCTCGACGTCCGTCGGTGCGGCGGGCGCCGGCGTGGCAAGCACCGGCGTGGCAAGCGCCGGCTCGGAAGTGGAGGGTCCGGCGCGCGAGTGCTCGGTGCCCGCGGGCCTGACGGCGTCGGCCCTGGCGTCGGTTCCGGCGTCCGTCCCGGCGGCGGGTGCCGAGCGGGTCGAGGCCGACCGCCTGCGCGAGCGCATCGCCGCCGACCTCGCCAGGGCGCGCGAGCGCAGCCGCCTGCTCACCGACGCCGTCGACGACCACGACCTGGTGCGCCAGCACTCCAAGCTGATGTCCCCGCTGGTGTGGGACCTCGCGCACGTCGGCAACCAGGAAGAGCTGTGGCTGGTCCGCGACGTGGGCGGCCGGGAGCCGGTCCGCGCGGACATCGACGAGCTGTACGACGCGTTCAAGCACGCCAGGGCCGACCGCCCGCAGCTGCCGCTGCTCGGCCCCGCCGAGGCCCGCCGGTACGTGGGCGAGGTGCGGACCAAGGTGCTCGACGTGCTGGACCGCGTCCCGCTGGAGGGCCGCAGGCTCGTCGAGAACGGCTTCGCCTTCGGCATGGTCGTCCAGCACGAGCAGCAGCACGACGAGACCATGCTGGCCACGCACCAGTTGCGCGTCGGCGCCCCGGTGCTCGACGCGCCGCCACCACCACCCGGCGGCCCGGTCGGCCCGGACGAGGTGCTGGTGCCCGGCGGCCCGTTCACCATGGGCACCTCCACCGAGGCGTGGGCGCTGGACAACGAGCGGCCCGCGCACCAGGCGGTCACCGACCCGTTCTTCATCGACACCACCCCGGTCACCAACGGCGCCTACCTGGAGTTCGTCGCCGACGGCGGCTACGACGACCCGCGCTGGTGGAGCGAGGCCGGGTGGGCGCACGTGCGGAAGGCGGGCCTGGTCGCGCCGCGCTTCTGGGAGCGCCAGGGCGACCGGTGGTACCGCACCGCGTTCGGCGTCACCGCGCCGCTCGACCCGCGGCAACCCGTCGTGCACGTCTGCTTCCACGAGGCCGCGGCCTACGCGAAGTGGGCGGGCAAGAGGTTGCCGACCGAGGTGGAGTGGGAGAAGGCGGCCCGGTTCGACCCGGCGACCGGGCGGTCCCGGCGCTACCCGTGGGGCGACGAGGAGCCGACCGAGCGGCACGCCAACCTCGGCCAGCGGCACCTGTCGCCCGCGCCGGTCGGCGCGTACCCGGCGGGTGCCTCGCCGCTGGGCGTGCACCAGCTGATCGGTGACGTGTGGGAGTGGACCAGCTCGGACTTCCACGGCTACACCGGCTTCGAGGTGTTCCCGTACGCCGAGTACTCCCAGGTGTTCTTCGGGCCGGAGTACAAGGTGCTCCGCGGCGGGTCGTTCGGCAGCGACCAGGCGGCGGTGCGGGCCACGTTCCGCAACTGGGACTACCCCATCCGGCGGCAGATCTTCGCGGGCTTCCGCTGCGCGCGGGACGCGAAGAGGGAAGAGCTGACCTGA
- a CDS encoding glutamate-cysteine ligase family protein, whose amino-acid sequence MTAVRNAPAEGPVPAVFRDRAEAEAYVASVCFKHGPPRLLGVELEWTVHHVEDPAKPLDAATLAAALGDHAPPTLVPDSPQRPLPSGSPLTVEPGGQVEISTPPRASLTDLLKTVALDVDHVHRLLEPAGLRLGERGADPFRPPRRLLRVPRYAAMEAAFAPLGPEGITMMCSTAGLQVCLDFGLLEDLPKRWAAVHALGPVLTALFANSPGVGGRRTDWAGARMRSLYATDPVRTRPAAVCADPAGAWARRVLDTPVIVVRRPGPDWTPPRPLTFADWIGGALDRPPTRDDLDYHLTLQFPPVRPRGYVEIRYLDTPATGGWVAPVVLLAALFSTPEVVDATLAATETAAGRWLTAARYGLHDPVLARAARDVVELGSAALANTDLPVGQTDEIAEELHRTLAEKTGKTGGGRS is encoded by the coding sequence GTGACTGCTGTCCGCAACGCCCCCGCTGAGGGGCCCGTGCCGGCGGTGTTCCGGGACAGGGCGGAGGCCGAGGCATACGTGGCCTCGGTCTGCTTCAAGCACGGACCTCCGAGGCTGCTCGGGGTCGAACTGGAATGGACCGTCCACCACGTCGAAGACCCGGCGAAACCGCTGGACGCCGCGACCCTCGCGGCCGCGCTCGGTGACCACGCGCCACCGACCCTCGTCCCGGACAGCCCCCAGCGCCCGCTGCCCTCCGGCAGCCCGCTGACGGTGGAGCCCGGTGGCCAGGTGGAGATCTCCACCCCGCCCCGCGCATCGCTCACCGACCTGCTCAAGACCGTCGCGCTCGACGTCGACCACGTGCACCGGCTGCTCGAACCGGCCGGGTTGCGACTGGGCGAGCGCGGCGCCGACCCCTTCCGGCCGCCCCGCCGGCTGCTGCGGGTCCCCCGCTACGCGGCCATGGAGGCCGCCTTCGCGCCGCTCGGGCCCGAGGGCATCACCATGATGTGCAGCACCGCGGGCCTCCAGGTGTGCCTGGACTTCGGCCTGCTGGAGGACCTGCCCAAGCGCTGGGCCGCGGTGCACGCGCTCGGCCCGGTGCTCACCGCGCTGTTCGCCAACTCGCCCGGTGTGGGCGGTCGCCGCACGGACTGGGCCGGTGCCCGGATGCGGTCGCTCTACGCCACCGACCCCGTCCGCACCCGCCCCGCCGCGGTGTGCGCCGACCCCGCCGGCGCGTGGGCCAGGCGCGTGCTCGACACGCCGGTCATCGTGGTGCGCCGCCCCGGGCCGGACTGGACCCCGCCCAGGCCGCTGACCTTCGCGGACTGGATCGGCGGCGCCCTGGACCGGCCGCCGACCAGGGACGACCTGGACTACCACCTGACCCTCCAGTTCCCGCCGGTGCGGCCGCGCGGGTACGTGGAGATCCGCTACCTGGACACGCCGGCGACCGGTGGCTGGGTGGCGCCGGTGGTGCTGCTGGCGGCGCTGTTCAGCACGCCGGAGGTGGTGGACGCGACGTTGGCCGCCACCGAGACCGCGGCCGGCCGCTGGCTGACCGCGGCCCGGTACGGGCTGCACGACCCGGTGCTGGCCCGGGCCGCGCGGGACGTGGTCGAACTGGGCAGCGCCGCGCTCGCGAACACCGACCTGCCGGTGGGGCAGACCGACGAGATAGCCGAGGAACTGCACCGAACGCTGGCCGAGAAGACGGGGAAGACCGGAGGGGGCCGATCATGA
- a CDS encoding Scr1 family TA system antitoxin-like transcriptional regulator, which yields MTAGEDIRPLSRTAAGPGRGSGWGLGRPSTPDRERRGPDLIDLLGLVGTRPGPPVGVEFAVYETLVVPEPLRTPGYAAALGERVEPFVPAAARFFVHEAALHVRVGDAGVLAEQWQAVADRDDVVVRLVPFAAGCAGLPRAPFALPLGARGAAVLDRVALDAPSSRAEFGRRALVYRGE from the coding sequence GTGACCGCAGGTGAGGACATCCGGCCGCTGTCGCGGACCGCGGCGGGGCCGGGGCGGGGGTCGGGCTGGGGGTTGGGCCGACCGTCCACCCCGGACCGGGAGCGTCGTGGGCCCGACCTGATCGACCTGCTCGGGCTGGTCGGCACGCGCCCCGGACCGCCCGTCGGCGTCGAGTTCGCGGTGTACGAGACGCTGGTGGTGCCCGAGCCGCTGCGCACGCCGGGCTACGCCGCCGCGCTGGGCGAGCGGGTCGAGCCCTTCGTGCCGGCCGCCGCGCGGTTCTTCGTGCACGAGGCGGCGCTGCACGTGCGGGTCGGGGACGCGGGCGTGCTGGCCGAGCAGTGGCAGGCGGTGGCCGACCGGGACGACGTGGTCGTGCGGCTGGTGCCGTTCGCCGCCGGGTGCGCCGGGTTGCCGCGCGCGCCGTTCGCGCTGCCGCTGGGGGCGCGCGGGGCGGCCGTGCTCGACCGGGTCGCGCTGGACGCGCCGTCGTCGCGGGCCGAGTTCGGGCGGCGGGCGCTGGTCTACCGGGGGGAGTAG
- a CDS encoding TetR/AcrR family transcriptional regulator: MPRVSQDHLDARRRQILDGARACFARFGYEGATVRRLEEATGLSRGAIFHHFRDKESLFLALAEDDALRMAEVVAEQGLVQVMRELLSTPAPAGDAENPADWLGTRLEVSRRLRTDPEFRGRWAERSRQLTDATRQRLERQREAGNLRDDVDVDVLTSFLELVLEGLVSHLAMGLPADDLEPVLDLVEESVRRHRRTG; encoded by the coding sequence GTGCCCAGGGTGAGCCAGGACCACCTCGACGCCCGCCGCCGCCAGATCCTGGACGGCGCGCGTGCGTGTTTCGCGCGCTTCGGTTACGAGGGCGCGACCGTGCGCCGCCTGGAAGAGGCTACCGGCCTGTCCAGGGGCGCCATCTTCCACCACTTCCGCGACAAGGAGTCGCTGTTCCTCGCCCTCGCCGAGGACGACGCGCTGCGCATGGCCGAGGTCGTCGCCGAGCAGGGCCTGGTGCAGGTCATGCGCGAGCTGCTGTCCACGCCGGCGCCGGCGGGCGACGCCGAGAACCCCGCGGACTGGCTCGGCACCCGGCTGGAGGTGTCGCGGCGGCTGCGCACCGACCCCGAGTTCCGGGGGCGCTGGGCCGAGCGGTCGCGGCAGCTCACCGACGCCACCCGGCAGCGCCTGGAGCGCCAGCGGGAGGCCGGGAACCTGCGCGACGACGTCGACGTGGACGTGCTGACGTCGTTCCTGGAGCTGGTGCTGGAGGGCCTGGTGTCACACCTGGCCATGGGCCTGCCCGCGGACGACCTGGAACCCGTGCTGGACCTGGTCGAGGAGAGCGTCCGCAGGCACCGCCGCACCGGGTGA
- a CDS encoding MFS transporter codes for MTRYLVSAGLARLADEMVGVAVLLLVLSRAGSGLFAGVVVAAYTVPSVLSGPLLGAWLDRARRPVLLLAANQFALAVSAVAMLFAPNALLPALAVVAGATLPMTSGGFTSVVPRLARARGTPLDRATARDALLFNGAAIGGPALASALAVGWSPVVAMASIGALSLVGGLCTTTLRVPPHPPDAHPSLWSAVRRGLRHLAATPPLRGATVASVLAHGATGLLFIALPFRLVELGAGDDRTGLVWAVLEVGCVVGILATRRRLARWRPERVVFATTALHGGTLLLWPFAGHFGVLLGVALVSGVAQGPTLTAVITSRQRYTPGPLLGQVSTTGASLKIGAFALGSAVGGALVEVWRWPAGAVIPLVAACQLLAASLGAIAARTRQPAPVTP; via the coding sequence GTGACCCGCTACCTCGTCTCCGCCGGCCTCGCCCGCCTCGCCGACGAGATGGTGGGCGTGGCGGTGCTGCTGCTCGTGCTGTCGCGCGCCGGTTCCGGCCTGTTCGCGGGCGTCGTGGTGGCCGCCTACACGGTGCCGTCGGTGCTGTCCGGGCCGCTGCTCGGCGCGTGGCTCGACCGCGCCCGCCGGCCCGTGCTCCTGTTGGCCGCCAACCAGTTCGCGCTCGCGGTCAGCGCGGTGGCCATGCTGTTCGCCCCGAACGCCCTGCTGCCCGCGCTCGCCGTCGTCGCGGGCGCCACGCTGCCGATGACCAGCGGCGGGTTCACCAGCGTCGTGCCGCGGCTGGCGCGGGCGCGCGGCACGCCCCTGGACCGGGCGACCGCGCGGGACGCGCTGCTGTTCAACGGCGCGGCCATCGGCGGGCCGGCGCTGGCGAGCGCGCTGGCGGTGGGCTGGTCGCCGGTGGTGGCGATGGCCTCGATCGGCGCGCTGTCGCTGGTGGGCGGGCTGTGCACGACGACGCTGCGCGTGCCCCCGCACCCGCCGGACGCGCACCCGTCGCTGTGGTCGGCCGTGCGGCGCGGCCTGCGGCACCTGGCCGCCACTCCCCCGCTGCGCGGCGCGACGGTCGCGTCGGTGCTCGCCCACGGCGCGACCGGCCTGCTGTTCATCGCGCTGCCGTTCCGGCTGGTGGAGCTGGGCGCGGGCGACGACCGGACGGGGCTGGTCTGGGCGGTGCTGGAGGTCGGGTGCGTGGTCGGCATCCTGGCCACCCGGCGGCGGCTGGCGCGGTGGCGGCCCGAGCGCGTGGTCTTCGCGACCACCGCCCTCCACGGGGGCACGCTGCTGCTGTGGCCGTTCGCCGGGCACTTCGGCGTGCTGCTCGGGGTGGCGCTGGTCAGCGGCGTGGCGCAGGGGCCGACGCTGACCGCCGTCATCACGTCCCGGCAGCGGTACACGCCCGGACCGCTGCTCGGCCAGGTCTCGACCACCGGCGCGAGCCTCAAGATCGGCGCGTTCGCGCTCGGCTCGGCGGTGGGCGGCGCGCTGGTCGAGGTGTGGCGGTGGCCGGCCGGGGCGGTGATCCCGCTGGTCGCGGCCTGCCAGCTGCTGGCTGCGTCACTCGGGGCAATCGCCGCCCGAACGCGCCAACCCGCCCCGGTGACCCCCTAG
- a CDS encoding acyl-CoA thioesterase — MADPRAAHVHRVRVRPVDCDRQGIVHASRYPVFFEAAMVEALRSLLGSYKELEKHGIDFVMAETSIRYLAPARFDDLIRIGVRVRTLGTTTLTMGFDADVDGTPVATGWNRYVSFGTPELRSTPIPEDFRRVLERRPAPGRSATRSVPAPRR, encoded by the coding sequence ATGGCTGACCCGCGAGCTGCCCACGTGCACCGGGTGCGGGTGCGCCCGGTCGACTGCGACCGCCAGGGGATCGTGCACGCCTCCCGCTACCCGGTGTTCTTCGAGGCGGCGATGGTGGAGGCGCTGCGCTCCCTGCTGGGGTCGTACAAGGAGCTGGAGAAGCACGGCATCGACTTCGTGATGGCCGAGACGTCCATCCGGTACCTGGCGCCGGCGCGGTTCGACGACCTGATCCGGATCGGCGTGCGGGTGCGCACCCTCGGGACCACGACGCTGACCATGGGGTTCGACGCGGACGTCGACGGCACGCCGGTCGCCACCGGGTGGAACCGCTACGTGTCCTTCGGGACCCCCGAGCTGCGCAGCACCCCGATCCCGGAGGACTTCCGCCGGGTGCTGGAACGCCGGCCCGCGCCCGGCCGGTCGGCCACCCGGTCGGTGCCCGCGCCGCGGCGCTGA
- a CDS encoding TetR/AcrR family transcriptional regulator, with protein sequence MVRLSRAELQEHNRARVLAAAREEFAERGYRDAKVDVIAQRAELTRGAVYSNFPGKRALYFAVLADLVERAAVPADPQRGRDAAEALGALARAWVTSPAFDPLHRDFEAEVAAEEVTRRPYAQLLRLDALLLALALEHLDPVPPPAGAPPRRAVRLAGLVLTALHGASGLAGAAPGFGEAFDLVSACERLAGLELNDWWPWPEHPPPVRAEDAPWRPPAVTDLVRGEPVTPDGDGVVVVLGLNRLAAAEGAVRAGGPVTVVMVTAAPGELAPLARLVVARLCGCLRQAFRGDAWPAVRVVCDEAGALAAAAGVPAVSDETEVAVRVERGRVVARAEGAGAGHAVAVGARVRR encoded by the coding sequence GTGGTCCGGCTGAGCAGGGCGGAGCTCCAGGAGCACAACCGGGCGCGGGTGCTGGCGGCCGCGCGCGAGGAGTTCGCCGAGCGCGGCTACCGCGACGCCAAGGTCGACGTGATCGCCCAGCGCGCCGAGTTGACCCGCGGCGCGGTCTACTCCAACTTCCCCGGCAAGCGCGCCCTGTACTTCGCCGTGCTGGCCGACCTGGTCGAGCGCGCGGCCGTGCCCGCCGACCCGCAGCGCGGCCGGGACGCCGCCGAGGCCCTGGGCGCGCTGGCCCGCGCCTGGGTCACCTCACCCGCGTTCGACCCGCTGCACCGGGACTTCGAGGCCGAGGTCGCCGCGGAGGAGGTCACCCGGCGGCCCTACGCGCAACTGCTCCGGCTCGACGCGCTGCTGCTCGCCCTGGCCCTGGAGCACCTGGACCCGGTGCCGCCGCCGGCGGGCGCCCCGCCCCGGCGCGCGGTCCGCCTCGCCGGGCTGGTGCTGACCGCGCTGCACGGCGCGAGCGGGCTGGCCGGTGCCGCGCCGGGGTTCGGCGAGGCGTTCGACCTGGTCAGCGCCTGCGAGCGGCTGGCGGGGCTGGAGCTGAACGACTGGTGGCCGTGGCCCGAGCACCCGCCGCCGGTCCGGGCCGAGGACGCGCCGTGGCGACCGCCGGCGGTGACGGACCTGGTGCGCGGTGAGCCGGTCACGCCGGACGGGGACGGTGTGGTGGTCGTGCTCGGGTTGAACCGCCTGGCGGCCGCGGAGGGGGCGGTGCGGGCGGGCGGGCCGGTGACCGTCGTGATGGTCACCGCCGCGCCCGGCGAGCTGGCGCCGCTGGCCCGGCTGGTGGTGGCGCGGCTGTGCGGGTGCCTGCGGCAGGCGTTCCGGGGCGACGCGTGGCCCGCGGTGCGGGTGGTGTGCGACGAGGCCGGTGCGCTCGCGGCGGCGGCGGGGGTGCCGGCGGTCAGCGACGAGACCGAGGTGGCGGTGCGGGTCGAGCGGGGGCGGGTGGTGGCGCGCGCCGAGGGGGCGGGGGCCGGGCACGCGGTGGCGGTCGGGGCTCGGGTCCGGCGATGA
- a CDS encoding cytochrome P450, protein MTVPEIDPTDPAVLLDPFTAYGRAREQSPVARMAVPGIGTLWIVTRHEDARAMLNDPRFEVNSASFLRPPGLPDHCLPYLRTMAEVDGPEHTRLRRLAAPAFTARRAAAFRSRVEATVEALLDALPDGDTVDLHEHFARPLPMEVICELVGIDPEDRPAWREHGRAVAAGYGEAFKDAIPEVIANALAAVARRAEEPGDDVISQLLRARAEDGDRLGEAELVTLVWHLVLAGQTPTNLITNGLVALLEHPDQLAALRADPALLPGAVEELTRWVGPQLLTTIRYTREEVAFGDVVIGAGEAVTAAIASANRDPRVYDAPDELDVTRTPAVGHLSYSHGPHFCLGAAFARVQTEVALGAVLRRFPELVVDGEPRRIPDGGTWRFASLVVRR, encoded by the coding sequence GTGACCGTGCCCGAGATCGACCCGACCGACCCGGCGGTGCTGCTGGACCCGTTCACCGCCTACGGCCGCGCCCGCGAGCAGTCGCCCGTGGCGCGGATGGCGGTGCCCGGCATCGGCACCCTGTGGATCGTCACCCGCCACGAGGACGCGCGGGCGATGCTCAACGACCCCCGCTTCGAGGTGAACTCGGCCAGCTTCCTGCGCCCGCCCGGCCTGCCCGACCACTGCCTGCCCTACCTGCGGACCATGGCCGAGGTCGACGGCCCGGAGCACACCCGGCTGCGCCGGCTGGCCGCGCCCGCGTTCACCGCCCGCCGCGCCGCCGCGTTCCGGTCGCGGGTGGAGGCGACCGTCGAGGCGCTGCTGGACGCCCTGCCCGACGGCGACACCGTCGACCTGCACGAGCACTTCGCCCGCCCCCTGCCGATGGAGGTGATCTGCGAGCTGGTCGGCATCGACCCGGAGGACCGCCCGGCGTGGCGCGAGCACGGCCGGGCCGTGGCCGCCGGGTACGGCGAGGCGTTCAAGGACGCAATCCCGGAGGTCATCGCCAACGCGCTGGCGGCCGTGGCGCGGCGCGCGGAGGAGCCGGGCGACGACGTGATCTCCCAGTTGCTGCGCGCCCGCGCCGAGGACGGCGACCGGCTCGGCGAGGCGGAGCTGGTCACCCTGGTCTGGCACCTGGTGCTGGCCGGGCAGACGCCCACGAACCTGATCACCAACGGCCTGGTGGCGCTGCTGGAGCACCCCGACCAGCTCGCCGCGCTGCGCGCCGACCCCGCCCTGCTGCCGGGCGCGGTGGAGGAGCTGACCCGGTGGGTCGGGCCGCAGCTGCTCACCACGATCCGGTACACCCGCGAGGAGGTGGCCTTCGGCGACGTGGTGATCGGCGCGGGTGAGGCGGTGACCGCGGCGATCGCGTCGGCCAACCGCGACCCGCGGGTGTACGACGCGCCGGACGAGCTGGACGTCACCCGAACGCCCGCGGTGGGGCACCTGAGCTACTCGCACGGGCCGCACTTCTGCCTGGGCGCGGCGTTCGCCAGGGTGCAGACCGAGGTGGCGCTGGGCGCGGTGCTGCGGCGGTTCCCGGAGCTGGTGGTCGACGGGGAACCGCGCCGCATCCCGGACGGCGGCACGTGGCGGTTCGCCTCGCTGGTGGTCAGGCGCTGA
- a CDS encoding nucleoside/nucleotide kinase family protein, translating into MIRWIDGPRGVGKSTVGWEVHRRLCATTRGAYVDLAQITFADPPLTPEQRARNLRAVWRGYREAGAEHLVVVGDHALLLPGATLWWLHASHDHLVERLLGRGRGEGVSLAGDDLPGLPEAGLRALAVVRPAPAGARVVDTGGRTPAEVASEILSA; encoded by the coding sequence GTGATCCGCTGGATCGACGGACCGCGCGGCGTCGGCAAGTCGACCGTCGGCTGGGAGGTCCACCGGCGCCTGTGCGCCACGACCCGCGGCGCGTACGTCGACCTGGCCCAGATCACCTTCGCCGACCCGCCGCTCACCCCGGAGCAGCGGGCCCGCAACCTGCGCGCGGTGTGGCGCGGCTACCGCGAGGCCGGCGCGGAGCACCTGGTCGTCGTCGGCGACCACGCGCTGCTCCTGCCCGGCGCGACCCTCTGGTGGCTGCACGCGAGCCACGACCACCTGGTCGAACGCCTGCTCGGCCGGGGCCGCGGCGAGGGGGTGAGCCTGGCCGGTGACGACCTGCCCGGCCTGCCCGAGGCCGGGCTGAGGGCCCTCGCCGTCGTCCGCCCGGCTCCGGCGGGGGCCCGCGTGGTCGACACCGGCGGCCGGACGCCCGCCGAGGTGGCCTCGGAGATCCTCAGCGCCTGA
- a CDS encoding DEAD/DEAH box helicase family protein — MTKVIWLLGPAGAGKSTVGWHVYRALDDAAYVDVDQLGLCHPVPPDDPDNHAVKAGTLGSLWSARVRGALVVAGGPDRRALVPAYTDRLPGADVAFCRLRADVDLLSARLLARGWPAHLVARATAVAAEMDRDDFAGPTVDTGGRAPAEAARLVLAGLR, encoded by the coding sequence ATGACGAAGGTGATCTGGCTGCTGGGCCCGGCGGGCGCGGGCAAGTCGACCGTCGGGTGGCACGTCTACCGCGCCCTCGACGACGCGGCCTACGTCGACGTCGACCAGCTCGGCCTGTGCCACCCGGTGCCCCCGGACGACCCGGACAACCACGCGGTGAAGGCGGGCACGCTCGGATCGCTGTGGTCGGCCCGGGTGCGCGGCGCGCTGGTGGTGGCCGGCGGCCCCGACCGGCGCGCGCTGGTGCCCGCCTACACCGACCGCCTGCCCGGCGCGGACGTCGCGTTCTGCCGCCTGCGCGCGGACGTCGACCTGCTGTCGGCCCGGCTGCTGGCCAGGGGCTGGCCCGCCCACCTCGTCGCCCGCGCCACCGCCGTGGCCGCCGAGATGGACCGCGACGACTTCGCCGGCCCCACCGTGGACACCGGCGGCCGCGCCCCGGCCGAGGCCGCCCGGCTCGTGCTGGCGGGGTTGCGGTGA